From Vallitalea longa, one genomic window encodes:
- a CDS encoding RNA polymerase sigma factor, with translation MSLDIEDQYDKIYKYCYFKVNNPQLAEDLTQETFLKYFSQNSYINRGKLLAYLYTIAKNLCMDTYKKKENLLLNDEIPSENTIDEFETNFAMKQAIATLSDDLQEIILLRYANDLSMNEISNITGLSRFSIHRKVNKALKQLKLVIRKEDFLE, from the coding sequence GTGTCTTTAGATATCGAAGATCAGTACGACAAAATATATAAATATTGTTATTTTAAGGTGAATAATCCTCAGCTAGCGGAAGATTTGACCCAGGAAACCTTCCTCAAATACTTTAGTCAAAATTCATACATAAATAGAGGTAAATTACTTGCTTACCTTTATACCATAGCAAAAAATCTGTGCATGGATACATATAAGAAAAAAGAAAATCTATTATTAAATGACGAGATACCTTCAGAAAATACTATAGATGAATTCGAGACTAATTTTGCAATGAAACAAGCAATTGCTACGTTATCGGATGATCTACAAGAGATTATACTTTTGCGTTATGCCAATGATTTATCTATGAATGAAATAAGTAATATAACAGGGTTATCTAGATTCAGTATACATAGAAAGGTCAATAAGGCATTGAAACAATTGAAACTAGTTATAAGAAAGGAGGATTTTCTTGAATAG
- the fliS gene encoding flagellar export chaperone FliS, with protein MIDDTVKTYQNRVVNAGREQLLLITYELFLKEIDKSIEAIDNRNEDAYNQNMVKVHKYHRELTDNLDMSYEISRNLLSLYIYINKLLIKSSIKFDKEPLIEVKKIANILFEGFNQAAQGQNNQSLIKNSQTLYAGLTYGRGTLNETIIDGNRSRGFKA; from the coding sequence ATGATAGACGATACAGTTAAAACATATCAGAATAGAGTTGTTAACGCAGGTAGAGAACAATTATTGTTGATTACTTATGAATTGTTCCTGAAAGAAATTGATAAATCTATAGAAGCTATTGATAATAGAAATGAAGATGCCTATAACCAGAATATGGTTAAAGTACATAAATATCATAGAGAACTAACAGATAACTTGGATATGTCATATGAGATATCAAGAAACCTGTTATCACTATATATTTACATTAATAAGCTTCTAATAAAATCTTCTATCAAATTTGATAAAGAACCATTAATAGAAGTGAAGAAAATAGCTAATATATTATTTGAAGGTTTCAATCAAGCGGCACAAGGACAAAATAATCAGTCTCTCATTAAGAATTCCCAAACATTATATGCTGGTTTAACTTATGGTAGAGGGACACTCAATGAAACTATAATTGATGGAAACAGATCACGAGGGTTTAAAGCATAG
- a CDS encoding flagellin, with amino-acid sequence MRINHNIPALRALHQLSMNNSKLDKSLERLSSGLRINHSADDAAGLAITQKMDTQVRGLDQAKRNTMDGISLIQTAEGALNEVHSMLQRIRELSIQASNGTYDDEDRDAIQKEVNQLQEEILRISDNIEFNERKLLNGEIDRRAFPNYENIAQIVSLSDTVEPGDYKLNITSDATKAKITSTDCNSITDDGVISLNGEEVKIYQTDTADIVFNKLRGLAEKVGATLTARDSGGAQGQFAFGAHMTLEFEMKQYGSEHKLDLKGSNKLLGELGLSTQEVTGEDVQASIDSSNSDFSATATISTKGNIVTVTDINGFEMKFEAVEGITANNDAYIEGIKEAENITDTSGNKITKEQAEDYVKAFMNAVGTGKTIEDAEKAACKAISIPDTTDVSSVTNAILAEGEKEAKSILSGSEAIITTGLKDPNISESDIIDNIMSMTGNPTRGQAISALSAYKATICNQTNVSVLDAGPLDLQIGANEGQFMEIRIPNLSPKALGIHTLNLSTADGAQIAIGVVDEAINQVSSIRAKLGAYQNRLEHTVNNLSVASESMTEALSRIQDADMAYEMAQYTQRNVIAQAGTSMLAQANQRPQSILQLLQG; translated from the coding sequence ATGAGAATTAATCACAATATACCAGCACTTAGAGCTTTACATCAACTGTCAATGAATAATTCTAAATTAGATAAATCACTAGAAAGATTATCTTCAGGGCTAAGAATTAATCATTCCGCGGATGATGCAGCTGGCCTTGCCATAACTCAAAAAATGGATACACAAGTAAGAGGGTTAGACCAAGCAAAAAGGAATACAATGGATGGAATATCTCTTATTCAAACTGCAGAGGGTGCATTGAATGAAGTACATTCCATGCTTCAAAGAATAAGAGAGTTATCAATACAAGCATCTAACGGTACATATGACGACGAAGATAGAGATGCTATTCAAAAAGAAGTAAATCAACTTCAAGAAGAGATTCTTAGAATATCTGATAACATAGAATTCAATGAAAGAAAATTGTTAAACGGTGAAATAGACAGAAGAGCATTTCCTAATTATGAGAATATAGCACAGATCGTATCTCTATCTGATACAGTTGAGCCAGGTGATTACAAATTAAATATAACATCTGATGCAACAAAAGCAAAGATTACATCAACCGATTGCAATTCTATAACTGATGATGGTGTTATTAGTCTTAATGGGGAAGAGGTAAAAATATATCAAACTGATACAGCTGATATAGTTTTTAATAAGTTAAGAGGATTAGCAGAAAAAGTAGGAGCAACTTTAACTGCAAGAGATAGCGGAGGAGCTCAAGGACAGTTTGCTTTTGGTGCCCATATGACATTAGAGTTTGAGATGAAACAATATGGTTCAGAACATAAATTAGATCTAAAAGGTTCCAATAAATTATTAGGTGAACTTGGCTTATCAACACAAGAGGTAACGGGAGAAGATGTTCAGGCTAGTATTGATAGTTCAAATAGTGATTTTTCTGCAACTGCTACAATTTCAACTAAGGGTAATATCGTAACTGTTACGGATATTAATGGTTTTGAAATGAAATTTGAGGCTGTGGAAGGAATTACAGCTAATAATGATGCATATATAGAAGGAATAAAAGAAGCTGAAAATATTACAGATACTAGTGGAAATAAAATTACAAAGGAACAAGCAGAAGATTATGTAAAGGCTTTTATGAATGCAGTAGGGACTGGTAAAACAATAGAGGATGCAGAAAAAGCTGCATGTAAAGCAATAAGTATACCAGATACAACTGATGTATCATCTGTAACTAATGCCATTCTAGCTGAAGGAGAAAAAGAGGCTAAATCTATATTATCTGGATCTGAAGCTATAATTACCACTGGATTAAAAGATCCAAATATAAGTGAGTCAGATATTATTGATAATATAATGAGTATGACAGGAAATCCAACAAGAGGACAAGCTATAAGCGCTCTTTCTGCATACAAGGCAACAATATGTAACCAAACCAATGTAAGTGTTCTGGATGCTGGACCACTAGACTTACAAATAGGTGCTAATGAAGGTCAATTCATGGAGATAAGAATACCTAACCTATCACCAAAAGCTCTTGGAATCCATACTCTTAATCTATCAACGGCTGATGGAGCACAGATAGCAATAGGTGTTGTAGATGAAGCAATCAATCAAGTTTCATCCATTAGAGCTAAGTTAGGTGCTTACCAAAATAGATTAGAGCATACTGTTAATAACTTAAGTGTTGCTTCAGAAAGTATGACAGAAGCTTTATCAAGGATTCAAGATGCAGATATGGCATATGAGATGGCTCAATATACTCAGAGAAATGTTATAGCCCAAGCAGGAACTTCCATGTTAGCTCAAGCTAATCAAAGACCACAATCTATTTTGCAATTATTACAAGGTTAA